A genomic region of Cydia amplana chromosome 27, ilCydAmpl1.1, whole genome shotgun sequence contains the following coding sequences:
- the LOC134660408 gene encoding zinc finger protein 260-like, with protein MSLVHVKDEYEYEELFEDVYCKEEPKSDDDVARLELYADHRVKDELVLGPELMYPPDKAHAAQVALALEGSRELSPEKPCKQEPSQVSMCLKQFELQDCVVRLERIPLSSLDNINIPEYAKDSRQRLSIANDDNKSKKFTNDINKEVNKTKIYICDTCNKMFTRRKPFLHHLRIHNKPYACDICKRKFTLQKYLRMHELVHTQRHFFCKVCNKKFTTQRNLKNHEFVIHEAEHLSCDVCSREFTWKASLIRHRLIHSGEKPYHCEICNMHFRYKDALAIHIRQHNGEMLYSCEICEKKFLSHSNLYRHKLIHTKKYGYACDKCGKKFLYAASLRNHENIHNREETFQYFQCDICEQKCTTKKGLIKHLSTHLKDRPRPFFCNKCSKKFLHKRTLTLHELTHTNEKPFACDICEKAFKCKDYLLRHHSEMHSGKKPLKSRKMEEVQVPPLGRYFFTDTGREDLLPNQ; from the exons aTGTCTCTAGTGCATGTTAAGGATGAGTATGAATATGAAGAGTTATTTGAGGATGTATACTGCAAAGAGGAACCAAAATCAGACGATGATGTGGCGCGACTTGAGCTGTACGCCGACCACCGGGTGAAGGACGAGCTCGTGCTCGGCCCAGAGTTGATGTACCCTCCCGATAAAGCCCATGCGGCAcaag TTGCCCTAGCACTGGAAGGAAGTAGGGAATTGTCCCCAGAAAAACCTTGCAAACAAGAGCCAAGTCAGGTTTCAATGTGTCTCAAACAATTTGAACTACAAGACTGTGTTGTGCGACTCGAACGCATACCCCTCTCATCCCTCGATAATATCAACATACCTGAATATGCAAAAGACTCAAGACAAAGACTTTCTATCGCTAACGATGATAATAAATCAAAAAAGTTCACAAATGACATTAATAAGGAAGTGAATAAGACCAAAATCTACATTTGCGATACATGCAACAAAATGTTCACGAGACGAAAGCCATTTCTCCATCATTTGCGTATACATAACAAACCTTACGCTTGTGAtatatgtaaaagaaagtttaCACTGCAAAAGTATTTAAGAATGCATGAATTAGTACACACACAACGGCattttttttgcaaagtttGTAATAAGAAGTTTACAACacagagaaatttaaaaaatcacgAATTTGTTATACACGAAGCGGAGCATTTGTCGTGTGATGTATGTAGCAGGGAGTTTACATGGAAAGCTAGTTTGATCAGACATAGACTAATACATAGCGGAGAGAAACCGTATCACTGCGAAATATGTAACATGCATTTCAGATACAAGGACGCATTAGCTATTCATATTCGACAACACAATGGTGAGATGCTATACTCCTGCGAAATATGCGAAAAGAAGTTTTTATCTCACTCCAATTTATACAGACATAAGCTGATACACACTAAAAAGTATGGTTATGCATGTGACAAATGTGGCAAAAAGTTTTTGTATGCTGCGTCCTTACGCAATCATGAAAATATTCACAACAGAGAAGAAACATTCCAATATTTCCAATGTGATATCTGTGAGCAAAAGTGTACCACTAAGAAAGGTTTAATCAAACATTTGTCAACGCATTTGAAGGACCGACCTCgaccttttttttgcaataaatgtagCAAAAAGTTTCTTCATAAAAGAACCTTAACTCTGCATGAACTTACTCACACTAACGAAAAGCCGTTCGCGTGCGATATTTGTGAAAAGGCATTCAAATGCAAAGATTATTTGTTACGCCATCATTCCGAAATGCATAGTGGAAAGAAACCACTAAAAAGCAGAAAAATGGAAGAAG TTCAGGTGCctccattaggtaggtactttttcaCTGACACGGGAAGAGAAGATTTACTTCCCAACCAATAG
- the LOC134660407 gene encoding zinc finger protein OZF-like — MEGRKDLEKSTKHDQSQVSMCSEKQFIQNCVVQLEHIPPSSLDNINIPEYAKDSRQRLSIANDDNKSRKFTNNINKEVNETKVYICDTCNKTFMRRQSFLQHLRIHNKTYACDICKRKFTLQKYLRMHELVHIQQHFSCKVCNKKFTTQETLKRHEFVIHEAEHLSCDVYSREFTWKTSLIRHMLIHSEETPYHCEICNTHFRYKDTLAAHIRQHNDKMLYTCEICNKKFLCHSNLCRHKLLHNKMYSCYECGKKFLYASSLRNHENIHTREKTFQCDICEKKCTTKNNLIKHLSTHLQDRPRSFSCSMCSKKYFNKKNLTEHNKLTHTGKKLFVCDICEKVFKCKQYLLTHLNRIHSGEKSHSSQTEIQKPHSCEICGNKFRIKSHLTIHQLIHTGEKPHSCEICKKSFRHKSTLTCHMRTHTGEKPYKCAVCAQRFTSSSHYNKHKRDAHK, encoded by the coding sequence ATGGAAGGAAGAAAGGATTTGGAAAAATCTACCAAGCATGATCAAAGTCAGGTTTCAATGTGTTCTGAGAAACAATTTATACAAAACTGTGTTGTGCAACTGGAACACATACCACCTTCATCCCTCGATAATATCAACATACCTGAATATGCAAAAGACTCAAGACAAAGACTTTCCATTGCTAACGATGATAATAAATCAAGAAAGTTCACAAATAACATTAATAAGGAAGTGAATGAGACCAAAGTTTACATTTGCGATACATGCAACAAAACATTCATGAGAAGACAGTCGTTTCTCCAACATTTACGTATACATAACAAAACTTACGCTTGTGAtatatgtaaaagaaagtttaCACTGCAAAAGTATTTAAGAATGCATGAATTAGTACACATACAACAGCATTTCTCTTGCAAAGTTTGTAATAAGAAGTTTACAACACAGGAAACATTAAAAAGACACGAATTTGTTATACACGAAGCGGAGCATTTGTCGTGTGATGTATATAGTAGGGAGTTTACGTGGAAAACCAGTTTGATCAGACATATGCTAATACATAGCGAAGAGACACCGTACCACTGCGAAATATGTAATACACATTTCAGATACAAGGACACTTTAGCTGCTCATATTCGACAGCACAATGATAAGATGCTATACACCTGCGAAATATGCAATAAGAAGTTTTTATGTCACTCCAATTTATGCAGACATAAACTTTTACACAATAAAATGTACTCATGTTACGAATGTGGCAAAAAGTTTTTATATGCTTCGTCCTTACGCAATCATGAAAATATTCACACCAGAGAAAAAACATTCCAATGTGATATAtgtgaaaaaaagtgtacaacTAAGAATAATTTAATCAAGCATTTGTCAACACATTTGCAGGACCGACCTCGATCTTTTTCTTGCAGTATGTGTAGcaaaaagtattttaataaaaaaaacttaactgaGCACAACAAACTTACTCACACCGGCAAAAAGCTTTTCGTGTGCGATATTTGTGAAAAGGTATTTAAGtgcaaacaatatttattaaccCATCTTAACCGCATTCATAGTGGAGAGAAATCACATTCTTCtcaaactgaaattcaaaagcCTCACAGCTGCGAAATATGTGGAAACAAGTTTAGAATCAAATCACATTTAACAATACATCAGCTGATCCATACTGGAGAGAAACCACATAGTtgtgaaatatgtaaaaaatccTTCAGACACAAATCAACATTAACGTGTCATATGAGAACACACACGGGTGAGAAGCCATACAAATGCGCAGTGTGTGCACAACGGTTCACATCAAGTAGTCATTATAACAAGCATAAGCGAGATGCacataaataa
- the LOC134660410 gene encoding uncharacterized protein LOC134660410 — protein sequence DDVELEDSRETGELFIEVLNENKTGQLDAPNQKYKKLRNEIEKHLNVEPISEETKRIVIEALDQIETELKKNDCDLKKAEGNFMRRGNLRGSKPSIVIPKNMAQTEIIMKRIKEKWDKVVSQYLMPADSVTHNDTIRKVAFVFLTQLRQFIFDVHDDYRKLQNKYEIKCDTSKKIKPQSPIFKQTKKLDNDDTCSDLIICSAELLDFLADFYNQLNETYTEVFKNYIEMYEREVEAGKDEKESFKNVLELILDNARDKIKKMFSKELGKLNEILNNRSKRTDGLKNIIDRTIDNSKELIYASLSMKLKKFKPKLRLTIKQDIDVSIGIELGNLQKVFKDKMCVVFKTCNGEIALRKSSTGNTGHYNHMDPNSIKIRLRLGPIIPYQRINNDYRRKELKGHTKNTPELNDKVSAGPKNLKPFNVSEYTHTVNVTRTTYAQFTEKATTINMENSSQAIENVTESEDSLIIYF from the coding sequence GATGATGTAGAATTAGAAGATAGTCGCGAAACGGGAGAGTtattcatagaagttttaaatgaaaacaaaacaGGACAGTTGGATGCCCCAAACCAGAAATATAAGAAACTGAGGAACGAAATAGAAAAGCATTTAAATGTTGAACCTATATCGGAAGAAACTAAACGTATTGTGATTGAAGCTTTAGATCAGATTGAGACTGAATTGAAAAAGAATGATTGCGATTTGAAGAAGGCAGAAGGAAATTTCATGCGCAGAGGGAATTTACGTGGAAGCAAGCCTTCGATAGTTATTCCCAAGAATATGGCACAGACGGAAATAATTATGAAacgtataaaagaaaaatgggaTAAAGTAGTAAGTCAATACTTGATGCCCGCTGACTCAGTCACTCATAATGATACCATTCGAAAAGTAGCATTTGTGTTCCTTACACAACTAAGGCAGTTTATTTTTGATGTTCATGACGATTATAGAAAACTACAAAACAAGTATGAGATTAAATGTGATacgtctaaaaaaataaaaccacaaTCACCAATTTTTAAACAAACTAAAAAACTTGATAATGATGATACGTGCAGTGACCTTATTATATGTTCAGCAGAACTATTAGATTTCTTAGCTGATTTCTATAATCAATTAAACGAAACATATACTGAAGTGTTCAAAAACTACATTGAGATGTATGAAAGAGAGGTTGAAGCAGGTAAAGATGAGAAAGAATCTTTTAAAAATGTCTTAGAACTTATTTTAGATAACGCTCGAGATAAGataaagaaaatgttttcaAAAGAATTAGGAAAACTAAACGAAATTTTGAATAACCGTTCTAAACGAACTGATGGTCTTAAAAACATAATTGATAGAACCATAGATAATAGTAAAGAGTTAATTTACGCTTCGCTATCTATGAAACTGAAGAAATTTAAACCAAAATTACGTTTAACTATTAAACAAGACATAGACGTTTCAATCGGTATAGAGTTGGGAAATCTACAAAAAGTATTTAAGGATAAAATGTGTGTAGTATTTAAAACTTGTAACGGTGAAATTGCCTTGCGGAAAAGTAGCACAGGTAACACAGGTCACTATAATCATATGGATCCAAATAGCATTAAAATAAGATTAAGACTAGGACCTATTATACCATACCAGAGAATTAATAATGATTATAGAAGAAAAGAATTGAAAGGACACACAAAAAACACCCCGGAATTGAATGACAAAGTAAGTGCAGGaccaaaaaatttaaaaccttttAATGTCAGTGAATATACGCATACAGTAAATGTTACAAGGACGACATATGCACAGTTTACTGAGAAAGCTACAACAATAAACATGGAAAATTCATCGCAAGCGATAGAAAATGTAACAGAGAGTGAAGACTccctaattatatatttttag
- the LOC134660409 gene encoding zinc finger protein 813-like: MSLEEIRVKKEEISVKKEPDWDAQILMDCKKESLEDESARAFVELYAEHLVKNELVLGPELFQRSDSAYAAQNVRDLSLLKTCKQEPGLESQCNQMQSEPQLQDCFIRLERIPTSKIKLARHKQANSKQDSKSRLKCNQNKPTISKTYNCKTCGEDFSVKRLLTQHLRLHSKPHKCEVCNLTFADETHLRRHSLLHIVEKKSKTCSNCNEQFASRSALIKHIRKHLEETTCQICNKKFSSTYSLDVHNGSREKKFSCDTQINVNVSYENTHRYVNVKSTIVLPFAVGSRGEDTTERRRDVV; the protein is encoded by the exons ATGTCGCTCGAAGAAATCAGAGTAAAGAAAGAGGAAATAAGTGTTAAGAAGGAGCCAGATTGGGACGCCCAAATACTTATGGACTGCAAAAAGGAGTCGCTCGAAGACGAGAGTGCGAGAGCGTTCGTCGAATTATATGCCGAGCACCTGGTGAAAAATGAGCTTGTGCTCGGTCCGGAGTTGTTTCAACGGTCTGACAGTGCCTACGCAGCCCAAA ATGTCCGTGACCTGTCTCTGTTGAAAACTTGCAAGCAGGAGCCAGGCTTGGAGTCTCAATGCAACCAGATGCAATCAGAACCACAGCTGCAAGACTGTTTCATAAGACTTGAGCGAATCCCAACCTCAAAAATTAAGCTCGCCAGACACAAGCAAGCTAATTCAAAACAAGACAGTAAATCAAGATTAAAATGCAACCAAAACAAACCTACAATTAGTAAAACTTATAATTGCAAGACTTGTGGAGAAGATTTCTCAGTTAAAAGGTTATTAACCCAACATTTGCGACTACACTCCAAACCTCATAAGTGCGAAGTAtgtaatttgacatttgcggacGAAACGCATTTACGAAGGCATTCATTGTTACATATTGTTGAAAAGAAAAGCAAAACTTGCAGTAATTGTAATGAACAATTTGCATCGAGATCAGCATTGATCAAACACATTCGGAAACATTTGGAAGAAACAACTTGCCAAATATGTAACAAGAAGTTTTCAAGCACATATTCCCTGGATGTACATAATGGTTCACGAGAAAAAAAGTTCTCATGTGAT ACACAAATCAACGTTAACGTGTCATATGAGAACACACACAG ATATGTCAATGTGAAAAGCACTATTGTCCTGCCTTTCGCGGTCGGTTCCAGAGGCGAAGATACCACGGAGCGGAGAAGAGACGTGGTGTAA